Sequence from the Nitrincola iocasae genome:
TTGTGGTGCGAAGGTAGACTTTGTTGATATTGATCCTCAAACCTACAATCTTTGCCCGAAAGCACTAGAAAAAAAACTGATATCTTCAGAAAAAAAAGGTTTGTTACCTAAGATAGTAGTACCAGTTCACTTTAGTGGTCAGCCCTGTGATATGAAAGCTATATATGCGCTATCACAAAAATATGGATTTAAAATCATTGAGGACGCTTCCCATGCTATTGGTGGCAAGTATCTAAACGAACCTATCGGGAACTGTAGATATAGTAATATAACTGTATTTAGCTTCCACCCGGTTAAGATTATAACCTCAGCAGAAGGTGGCATGGCTGTTACCAATGATGTTAATTTGGCAGAAAAATTAACGCTATTACGTAGCCACGGAATAACACGTACTCCAAGCCTTATGACAAAACCAATGGAAGGTTCATGGTATTACCAACAAGTTGACCTTGGTTTCAACTACAGAATGACAGACTTGCAAGGAGCCCTCGGAGCAAGTCAAATGAACCGTCTGGTTCATTATGTAGCACGCAGGCATGCACTTGCTAAACGTTATGATAAGCTATTGGCTAACTTACCAGTGATTACACCATGTCAGCATAAAGATGGTTACTCAGCGTTTCACCTGTATGTAATACGGTTGAAGCTTGATGAAATATCACTTTCTCATGTCGAAGTATTCGAAGCTCTCCGAGCAAAAGAAATAGGTGTTAATGTACATTATATTCCGGTTCATACACAGCCATACTATCAGAATATGGGATTTCATGTGGGAGATTATCCAGAGGCAGAAAAATTTTATTCTGAAGCTATAAGTATACCGTTATTTCCGGCATTGAAAGAATCAGAACAAGACTATGTGATCGAAGCGTTGAAAGAGCTGTTGCAATCATGAAACTTGCCCTCGGAACAGCTCAGTTTGGTATGGATTATGGGGTCGCCAATAAAAAAGGGCATGTGAGTCTGTCTGATGTGAAAAGCATACTGTCATTAGCAAGAAAATATGGCATATCGACTATAGATACAGCGGCCGCATATGGTAGTAGTGAAAATGCACTTGGACTTGCAGGAGTGAATGATTTCAATATTGTTTCCAAACTACCTCCCCGTGATTCAAAATGCCTTGATACAATTGGATGGATTGAAAAATCCGTTAAAAATTCTCTCGAAAATCTGAAGGTAGATTCCCTGTATGGTTTTCTTTTACATCGACCGCATGAACTTCTGAGCAGTGAGGGAGAAAAAATTTTTGAAACCCTTTCGGTCTTAAAAAGCAAAGGAATAATAAAAAAAATTGGAGTTTCAATATATGAGCCGGAACAGCTTGATCAGTTATATCAGTATTATAGTTTTGACCTTGTTCAAACCCCAATGAACTTGATTGATCATAGAATAATTGAAACAGGTTGGTTGCAGAGGCTGAAGGAAAGTGGAGCTGAGGTACATATTAGATCAGCATTTCTGCAAGGTTTGCTTTTGATGAAATCAATAGACCGACCTGCATATTTTAATACGTGGAATAGAATTTTTGCGCATTTTGACGAGTGGCTTATATCTGAGAATATATCGCCATTAGAAGCATGTCTTGGATTTTTAAATAGCCACCCAGAAATCGATAAAGTTATCGTGGGTATTGATTCTGTAAAGCAATTGTCAGAAATTATGGATGCTGTCAGTGTAAAAATTCCTGAAATTCCTGATTCACTTAAATCTGGTGATCTCGCATTAATTAACCCAGGTTGTTGGAAATTATGAAGCTAAAACTCGGTGTTATTGGGGTTTCTGAAGGAAATGGTCATCCGTATTCATGGAGTGCCATTTTTAATGGTTATAACCCTGAAATCATGGAAGAGTGTGGTTATCCCGTTATTCCGCGCTATCTAGAACAGCAATCTTGGCCGGAAAGTAGTATTCCTGATGCTGAAGTTGTTGCTGTGTGGACTCAAGATATAAAGCTATCAAAACATATAGCTTCTGCCTGCAATATAGATAAGGCAGTTACTCATCCTGAGGATATGCTAGGAATGGTCGATGCTGTTCTTCTTGCTAGAGATGATGCTGAAAATCATTTGGATTATGCAAGGCCATTTTTGGAAGCCAGGTTGCCAATATATATTGATAAGCCCCTGGCTTTGTCTAGCGATGCCTTAGAGGAACTATATGCGCTAGAAAAATATCCAGGCCAGATTTTTACCTGTTCTGCTTTAAGATACTCTAAGGAACTCTATCTTTCTCAAGCTGATAAAGAGCAGCTGGGTGAAATTAAGATAGTTTCGGCATTCACACCGAAGTCTTGGGATAAGTATGCCGTTCATATTATCGAACCCGTTCTTAATATGTTACCTGCAGAGGATACTCCTGTTTGCTTTGTTAAAGGAAATTCGCTGAAAATAGAACCCGATGATAATTCTGGCAGCTTAAGTGTCCTTTGGAAGAGTGGTATAAAAACTCACTTCATGGCATCAGGTGATGCTATGACGCCAATTTCAATTAGGGTTATGGGCACAGCAGGCTGGAAAGACTTATTTTTTTCTGATTCTTTTTCGGCTTTCAAAGCCGCTCTGGAAGCCTTTGTCAGGGGTATTAAAACTTCAGAAATTGCCTCACCACAAATGTTTAACAGGCAAGTTGTAGAGTTACTAGAAAGAGGAAGAGTATGAGACAGACGATCCTAATTACAGGTGGTACTGGAAAATTTGGTCGTGCGTTTGTGCAGCACTTCGTTAAATGTGATTGGATGGTTTTGTTTACATCGACTTGTGAAAAACGTGCTCAAGAGTTGATTAAAGAGCTAAATCAACCTGAAAATCTTATTTATTTTGTGGCGGATTTAATACCTATTGATACTATACCTAGGCTGGCTGCAGAAATTCATTCGGAAGGCTATCGCATTAATCATTTAGTCAACAATGCACGAAGCCTGACTTCACTTAGAACAAATGACTTAGGTCAAACAGACCGAGATGATTTCTTAAATGAATACTTGATGGATGTTGTCATTCCTTATGAGCTTGCGTTTGCTTTCTACAATACTCAGGCAGATGAGCTTCTAACCATAACCAATATTGGTTCACAATATGGTTTGGTGGCAGCCAACCCACATCTGTACACCGACTATCCCAAGCAGTCACCCATTCAATATGGAGTTGCTAAGGCTGCTCTGAATCATTTGACGAAAGAATTAGCTGTACGTATGGCAGACAAGCAGGTAAGAGTTAACTGTATTGCATATGGAGGAG
This genomic interval carries:
- the pseC gene encoding UDP-4-amino-4,6-dideoxy-N-acetyl-beta-L-altrosamine transaminase, translated to MIPYGRQDVTEDDIKAVDEVLKSVYLTQGPAVPKFEEAVLRHCNAKFAIATNSATSALHVACLSLGLGNGDWLWTSPNTFVASANCALYCGAKVDFVDIDPQTYNLCPKALEKKLISSEKKGLLPKIVVPVHFSGQPCDMKAIYALSQKYGFKIIEDASHAIGGKYLNEPIGNCRYSNITVFSFHPVKIITSAEGGMAVTNDVNLAEKLTLLRSHGITRTPSLMTKPMEGSWYYQQVDLGFNYRMTDLQGALGASQMNRLVHYVARRHALAKRYDKLLANLPVITPCQHKDGYSAFHLYVIRLKLDEISLSHVEVFEALRAKEIGVNVHYIPVHTQPYYQNMGFHVGDYPEAEKFYSEAISIPLFPALKESEQDYVIEALKELLQS
- a CDS encoding aldo/keto reductase, whose amino-acid sequence is MKLALGTAQFGMDYGVANKKGHVSLSDVKSILSLARKYGISTIDTAAAYGSSENALGLAGVNDFNIVSKLPPRDSKCLDTIGWIEKSVKNSLENLKVDSLYGFLLHRPHELLSSEGEKIFETLSVLKSKGIIKKIGVSIYEPEQLDQLYQYYSFDLVQTPMNLIDHRIIETGWLQRLKESGAEVHIRSAFLQGLLLMKSIDRPAYFNTWNRIFAHFDEWLISENISPLEACLGFLNSHPEIDKVIVGIDSVKQLSEIMDAVSVKIPEIPDSLKSGDLALINPGCWKL
- a CDS encoding Gfo/Idh/MocA family protein, translated to MKLKLGVIGVSEGNGHPYSWSAIFNGYNPEIMEECGYPVIPRYLEQQSWPESSIPDAEVVAVWTQDIKLSKHIASACNIDKAVTHPEDMLGMVDAVLLARDDAENHLDYARPFLEARLPIYIDKPLALSSDALEELYALEKYPGQIFTCSALRYSKELYLSQADKEQLGEIKIVSAFTPKSWDKYAVHIIEPVLNMLPAEDTPVCFVKGNSLKIEPDDNSGSLSVLWKSGIKTHFMASGDAMTPISIRVMGTAGWKDLFFSDSFSAFKAALEAFVRGIKTSEIASPQMFNRQVVELLERGRV
- a CDS encoding SDR family oxidoreductase; protein product: MRQTILITGGTGKFGRAFVQHFVKCDWMVLFTSTCEKRAQELIKELNQPENLIYFVADLIPIDTIPRLAAEIHSEGYRINHLVNNARSLTSLRTNDLGQTDRDDFLNEYLMDVVIPYELAFAFYNTQADELLTITNIGSQYGLVAANPHLYTDYPKQSPIQYGVAKAALNHLTKELAVRMADKQVRVNCIAYGGVEGRVDDAFKARYANLSPTRRMLKDTEVISPLDFLVRENSSAVTGQTLVADGGWTLW